A DNA window from Setaria viridis chromosome 2, Setaria_viridis_v4.0, whole genome shotgun sequence contains the following coding sequences:
- the LOC140221827 gene encoding uncharacterized protein, which produces MVTQKLLHNVTDHEVTIITSYPLGEIIYNHNAAGRISKWALELMGQDINSGAGVILISPDGNRLRYVIRLHFQASNKVVEYEALINGLRIAVKLSVTWLYVRGESKLVVDQVMKESSCKSPLMVAYCQEVRKLEDKFLRDPAASHPAKGQ; this is translated from the exons ATGGTGACCCAGAAGCTCCTGCACAACGTCACTGACCACGAGGTCACGATCATCACCTCGTACCCACTGGGGGAGATCATCTACAACCACAACGCCGCGGGCCGGATCTCCaagtgggcactcgagctcatgGGCCAAGACATCAA ctcgggggctggagtGATCCTGATCTCCCCAGATGGGAACAGGCTCCGCTACGTGATCCGTCTCCATTTCCAGGCCTCGAACAAAGTTGTGgagtacgaggccctcatcAACGGGCTACGCATCGCCGTCAAGCTCAGTGTGACATGGCTCTATGTCCGCGGTGAATCGAAGCTAGTGGTCGACCAAGTCATGAAGGAATCCTCCTGCAAGAGCCCTCTCATGGTGGCGTACTGCCAAGAGGTGCGCAAGCTAGAGGACAAGTTTTTGAGGGATCCAGCTGCATCACATCCCGCGAAAGGACAATGA
- the LOC117844111 gene encoding uncharacterized protein, translating into MAEEMNVEILTADELVFPSVDVPVGVVRAGAAGAQQTSAMRWTDVMSGFILRRMCQLISTSVRTDKAFKEVHLNQVAKALQEFSGNDVTSTQVYNHLRKWRQRWIRISKLRELSGALWDEDNSMIVLKEENYNGHIKAHPKDAEYLNKPIHHYQQMMIIFGNGQAIGKYAMGSNEALSSPSDFVESSLKNESPEELKSGKTEAADGTKSKEAVGSKRKRCMLSEEDVLVFTSMTDAVNNVVDAISSTKVEDSHPELYGALMFMPGFSDEALMVAYGHLLDNKV; encoded by the exons ATGGCTGAGGAGATGAATGTTGAGATCCTTACTGCTGATGAGCTTGTGTTCCCTAGTGTTGATGTGCCTGTTGGGGTTGTTCgtgctggtgctgctggtgcTCAGCAGACATCTGCTATGAGGTGGACAGATGTGATGTCTGGATTTATCCTTCGCCGCATGTGCCAGCTGATTTCAACTAGTGTCAGGACTGATAAAGCATTCAAAGAAGTCCACCTTAACCAGGTTGCCAAGGCTCTTCAGGAGTTCAGTGGCAATGATGTCACTAGCACACAAGTGTACAACCACTTGAGGAagtggaggcagaggtggaTTAGAATCTCAAAGCTGAGAGAGTTGAGTGGAGCtttgtgggatgaggacaattCCATGATTGTACTTAAGGAGGAGAACTACAATGGCCACATCAAG GCACACCCCAAGGATGCTGAGTACCTGAACAAGCCAATTCATCACTACCAGCAGATGATGATCATCTTTGGTAATGGTCAGGCAATAGGCAAGTATGCTATGGGGTCAAATGAGGCTCTTAGTAGTCCTTCTGACTTTGTTGAGAGCTCACTCAAGAATGAGTCACCTGAGGAGCTGAAGAGTGGAAAGACTGAGGCAGCTGATGGAACCAAGTCAAAAGAAGCTGTTGGAAGCAAGAGAAAGAGGTGCATGCTGTCAGAGGAGGATGTCCTTGTGTTCACTAGCATGACTGATGCAGTGAACAATGTTGTAGATGCTATAAGTTCTACCAAGGTTGAGGATTCCCACCCTGAGTTGTATGGTGCACTCATGTTCATGCCTGGGTTCAGTGATGAAGCTCTAATGGTTGCATATGGTCACCTTCTTGACAACAAGGTCTAG